A window of Metabacillus sp. B2-18 contains these coding sequences:
- the mtnK gene encoding S-methyl-5-thioribose kinase, giving the protein MCAHKKSPVYEPLTENGAIALAKKLQLLPENSQLTCNEIGDGNLNLVFKVKDPENGESIIIKQALPYAKVVGESWPLTLDRSRIETNALLKQAEFVPQYVPKVFYSDESLAITIMEDLSHLEIARAAFISGKDLPLLSQHVGEFLAKTLFYTSDYGMDQHYKKSLVQQFINPDLCKITEDLIFTDPFFDHETNDYEPELQEDVEQIWQDHELKLEVAKLKQIFLTKAEALLHGDLHTGSIFADEQETKIIDPEFAYFGPIGFDVGQVFANLVFNALSREPKKQQILFHHIETTWNVFVKEFSKAWENDGLEIYTNLDGYLGYVLEQIFEEATGYAGCELIRRSIGLAHVADLDTIEPYEKKISTKQIALKLGRDLIVNRKAIKNTQQIRNRVNQTALSVI; this is encoded by the coding sequence ATGTGTGCACATAAAAAATCACCTGTTTACGAACCACTAACTGAAAACGGAGCAATTGCCTTAGCAAAGAAATTGCAGTTGCTTCCTGAAAATAGTCAACTAACATGTAATGAAATTGGCGATGGAAATTTAAACTTAGTTTTCAAAGTGAAAGATCCAGAAAACGGAGAAAGCATCATCATTAAACAAGCATTACCATATGCGAAAGTAGTTGGTGAAAGCTGGCCACTAACTCTTGATCGTTCTAGAATCGAAACAAATGCACTTCTTAAACAAGCTGAATTTGTTCCACAATATGTACCAAAAGTGTTCTATTCAGATGAGTCATTGGCCATAACAATTATGGAAGATCTTTCACATCTTGAAATTGCTAGAGCAGCCTTTATTAGCGGAAAAGATTTACCACTTTTATCTCAACATGTTGGGGAATTCCTTGCTAAAACACTGTTTTATACATCTGACTATGGCATGGATCAACATTATAAAAAATCTTTGGTTCAACAATTCATTAACCCTGATCTTTGTAAAATAACAGAAGATCTAATTTTTACTGATCCTTTCTTCGATCATGAAACAAACGATTATGAACCAGAGCTTCAAGAAGATGTAGAACAAATTTGGCAGGACCATGAATTAAAACTTGAAGTTGCTAAACTAAAACAAATCTTTCTAACAAAAGCTGAAGCACTTTTACATGGTGATTTGCATACTGGAAGTATTTTTGCGGATGAACAAGAAACAAAAATCATTGACCCTGAGTTTGCTTACTTCGGCCCTATCGGCTTTGATGTTGGTCAAGTATTTGCAAATTTAGTTTTTAATGCACTATCTCGTGAACCGAAAAAACAACAAATTCTTTTCCACCATATTGAAACGACTTGGAATGTGTTTGTAAAAGAATTTTCAAAAGCATGGGAAAATGATGGTTTAGAAATTTATACGAATTTAGATGGCTACTTAGGTTATGTTTTAGAACAGATCTTTGAAGAAGCTACTGGTTATGCAGGATGCGAATTAATCCGACGATCCATTGGCCTAGCCCATGTAGCTGACCTTGACACAATTGAACCATATGAAAAGAAAATATCAACAAAGCAAATTGCCTTAAAACTTGGCAGAGATCTTATTGTAAATAGAAAAGCAATTAAAAACACGCAACAAATTAGAAACCGTGTTAACCAAACTGCTTTATCAGTAATTTAA
- a CDS encoding carbon-nitrogen family hydrolase, producing MKPIIACIQLDIKFGDPDFNYQQVEEKVALAVEQENPNIIVLPELWTTGYDLTRLDEIADHDGERTKTFLSNLAKKYNVHFVGGSIAKKCKDSVTNTMYIVNNNGEFIHEYSKLHLFKLMDEHHYLAAGTEKGLFEINGLKSAGVICYDIRFPEWIRAHTTEGAEVLFVVAEWPMPRLHHWKTLLLSRAIENQCYVVACNRAGSDPNNEFAGHSLIIDPWGEIVAEATEKAGIISAKLDAEVVKKVRSQIPIFDDRLPQYYQ from the coding sequence ACTTTAATTATCAACAAGTAGAAGAAAAAGTAGCATTAGCAGTAGAACAGGAGAACCCGAACATCATTGTTCTTCCTGAACTTTGGACAACTGGCTATGATTTAACCCGCCTAGATGAAATTGCTGATCATGATGGCGAAAGAACAAAGACATTCCTAAGTAACTTAGCAAAAAAGTATAATGTTCACTTTGTAGGTGGCTCTATTGCAAAAAAATGCAAGGATAGCGTAACAAATACGATGTATATTGTGAACAATAATGGTGAGTTTATCCATGAATATAGCAAACTTCATTTATTTAAGCTCATGGATGAACATCATTATTTAGCGGCCGGAACTGAAAAAGGTTTGTTTGAGATAAATGGACTGAAAAGTGCAGGAGTTATTTGCTACGATATTCGTTTCCCAGAATGGATACGCGCTCATACAACAGAAGGTGCAGAAGTATTATTTGTTGTAGCTGAGTGGCCAATGCCAAGACTGCATCATTGGAAAACATTATTGCTAAGCAGAGCAATTGAAAATCAATGTTATGTTGTAGCATGTAACCGTGCTGGATCTGATCCTAATAATGAATTTGCAGGACATTCTCTCATCATTGACCCATGGGGTGAGATCGTAGCTGAAGCAACCGAAAAAGCCGGAATTATTTCGGCCAAATTAGATGCTGAAGTTGTTAAAAAGGTCCGCAGTCAAATCCCAATCTTTGATGACCGTCTACCGCAATACTATCAATAA